In one Silene latifolia isolate original U9 population chromosome 10, ASM4854445v1, whole genome shotgun sequence genomic region, the following are encoded:
- the LOC141605023 gene encoding uncharacterized protein LOC141605023: MKPIQNKSPSFISPVCNKRAFLLIFLFIMQNITLSLALRSIDHPGNATDHAALLVIKSQLKVPSNWVLSSWNDSIHHCSWEGVKCGRKHKRVTVLDLSSRGLAGTISPFIGNLSFLKILNLYNNSLYGEIPTQLGHLIRLNELQLYNNTLVGEIPANISRCVNLRVFYLANNKLEGKLPTGLGALSKLTHFRVQINHLKGSLFDIIQNLTSLVKIYAYENSFTGTIPNSINRMQNLTRLGVGGNELSGRLPTSFFNLSSLQYLDFDENQLHGELPADVGVNIPQLTWLNLEHNNFTGLVPITIQNLTALEAIGLGYNNFIGNVPFYVGNFHKLNYLSLGGNFLEGILPKSVANLSTSLQVLDIRNTQISGKIPEGITNLNNLELLWMYNCKLTGFIPQDFGKLYKLELLHLESNNLKGKIPNSMANLSYLSEFYLDDNKLEGSIPPNLRNCQSLLYLNLSHNELNGTLDNELFDGSARFVELDLSSNYLEGSLPLEMGKQNNLVLLGLDNNKFSGIIPDSLGDCSDLQHLFMDGNSFQGNIPSSFASLASLQEIDFSRNNLSGPIPAFFSKFPILYYLNLSYNDFEGSVPTNLVFANASAVFVAGNNRLCGGIKQLHLPKCIEKKSSGKKKRIMSHALKLIIPIVGALFGMVAIASGLYLACLKKKKSPLSSDSMMGIVTMKVSYDMLLKATDGFSSENLLGMGSFGSVFKGILDGKAVAVKVLNLQHRCASKSFMAECNTLRNVRHRNLIGIITACSSIDFQRNDFRALVYEFMPNGSLDRWLHGVDGNMSLAQRVDLAIDVAHAISYLHHECETPIVHCDLKPSNILLDNDMVAHVGDFGLARFLTQPRHPNQSSTIGIKGTVGYAAPGNNRVIPIYI, encoded by the exons ATGAAACCAATCCAAAATAAAAGTCCAAGTTTTATTTCTCCCGTGTGCAACAAACGAGCCTTTCTACTCATCTTTCTTTTTATTATGCAAAATATTACACTAAGTTTAGCACTACGTAGCATTGACCACCCAGGCAATGCGACCGACCATGCCGCGCTGTTGGTCATCAAGAGCCAACTAAAGGTTCCTTCAAACTGGGTTTTAAGCTCATGGAACGACTCTATTCACCACTGTTCTTGGGAGGGAGTCAAATGTGGGCGTAAACATAAACGAGTGACTGTACTAGATTTGAGTTCTAGAGGTTTGGCAGGAACCATATCTCCTTTCATAGGAAATCTAAGCTTTCTTAAGATCCTTAACCTTTACAATAATAGCCTATATGGAGAAATTCCCACTCAATTAGGTCATCTAATCAGGCTTAATGAACTACAGTTATATAACAACACACTTGTAGGTGAAATTCCAGCCAACATATCTCGTTGTGTTAACCTTAGAGTGTTTTACTTAGCCAACAACAAGCTAGAGGGAAAACTCCCAACAGGACTAGGAGCATTGTCGAAGCTAACACACTTTCGTGTGCAAATTAACCATCTTAAGGGGTCTCTTTTTGACATTATACAAAATCTCACTTCTTTAGTAAAAATATATGCTTATGAAAACTCATTTACAGGAACTATCCCAAACAGCATTAATAGGATGCAAAATCTAACCAGACTTGGAGTTGGAGGAAATGAACTCTCAGGCAGACTTCCCACATCCTTTTTTAATCTCTCATCCCTACAATATCTTGATTTTGATGAAAACCAACTACATGGAGAACTTCCAGCAGATGTTGGCGTCAATATTCCCCAACTCACATGGTTGAACCTTGAGCATAACAATTTCACAGGATTAGTTCCAATCACAATCCAAAACCTTACAGCTCTTGAAGCTATTGGACTCGGTTATAATAATTTTATAGGAAATGTTCCTTTTTATGTTGGGAATTTTCATAAGCTAAATTATTTATCTCTTGGAGGGAACTTCCTAGAAG GAATATTACCCAAATCTGTTGCCAATCTCTCCACCTCTTTGCAAGTGCTCGATATACGAAATACTCAGATAAGTGGAAAAATTCCAGAAGGTATTACCAATCTCAACAATCTTGAGCTATTATGGATGTACAACTGTAAATTAACGGGATTTATCCCTCAAGATTTCGGGAAGCTCTACAAATTGGAACTACTTCATCTGGAGTCCAACAATTTAAAAGGTAAAATTCCCAATTCCATGGCCAATTTATCATACTTGAGTGAGTTTTATTTAGATGACAACAAATTGGAAGGGAGTATACCTCCAAACCTTAGGAATTGCCAAAGCTTGTTGTACCTGAATTTATCACATAACGAACTCAATGGAACCTTGGATAATGAGCTATTTGATGGATCTGCTAGATTTGTTGAGCTAGATTTGTCTTCTAATTATTTGGAAGGCTCCCTACCTTTGGAGATGGGTAAACAAAATAACCTAGTATTATTAGGACTAGATAACAATAAGTTTTCGGGTATCATTCCAGATAGTCTCGGTGACTGTTCTGACCTTCAACACCTCTTCATGGATGGAAATTCTTTCCAGGGAAATATTCCGTCATCCTTCGCTTCTTTGGCTAGCCTCCAAGAAATTGACTTTTCTCGAAACAATTTATCTGGACCAATTCCAGCCTTCTTCTCtaaatttcctatattatattatCTTAACTTATCTTATAACGACTTTGAGGGAAGTGTTCCAACGAACTTAGTATTTGCAAATGCAAGTGCGGTCTTTGTTGCTGGCAATAACAGACTTTGTGGAGGAATAAAACAGCTTCACTTACCAAAGTGCATTGAGAAGAAAAGCTcgggaaaaaagaaaagaataatgtCTCATGCCCTTAAATTGATAATCCCAATTGTTGGCGCACTATTTGGGATGGTGGCCATAGCATCAGGGCTGTATCTGGCATGTCTCAAAAAGAAAAAATCACCTCTTTCATCAGATTCAATGATGGGGATTGTAACCATGAAAGTGTCGTACGACATGTTACTCAAAGCAACGGATGGTTTTTCTTCAGAGAATCTACTTGGGATGGGATCTTTTGGATCCGTGTTTAAGGGGATTTTGGATGGAAAGGCCGTTGCAGTGAAAGTTCTCAACTTGCAACACCGTTGTGCATCTAAAAGTTTCATGGCAGAGTGCAACACGTTAAGGAATGTCCGTCATCGGAATCTAATAGGCATCATAACAGCTTGTTCAAGTATTGACTTTCAGAGAAATGATTTTAGAGCACTAGTATACGAGTTCATGCCCAATGGAAGCCTAGACAGATGGTTACATGGAGTCGACGGAAACATGAGCCTCGCTCAAAGGGTGGATTTAGCGATTGATGTGGCCCATGCAATCAGCTATCTCCACCATGAGTGTGAAACTCCAATAGTGCACTGTGACTTGAAACCTAGCAACATATTGCTTGACAATGACATGGTCGCTCATGTTGGAGATTTTGGATTAGCAAGGTTTCTTACTCAACCTCGACATCCGAATCAAAGTAGTACAATTGGAATTAAGGGAACTGTAGGCTATGCTGCTCCAGGTAATAATCGTGTTATTCCTATTTATATTTAG
- the LOC141605029 gene encoding putative receptor-like protein kinase At3g47110, with protein sequence MTGKSPTDSMFKDGYNLHLHAKAALPDQVIQIADPSLEEDNLTEEDEDPRAIQDELQRRVECITTVISVGVSCSNHLPQQRMNIVDARSRLQSARDNLVGARNRRNRPARALMVTEA encoded by the exons ATGACAGGAAAGAGTCCGACAGACAGCATGTTCAAGGATGGCTACAACCTTCATCTACATGCAAAAGCGGCATTACCTGACCAAGTCATACAAATTGCGGACCCATCGCTTGAAGAAGATAATCTCACTGAAGAAGACGAAGACCCAAGGGCAATCCAAGATGAGCTTCAACGAAGAGTGGAATGCATTACTACTGTGATCAGTGTAGGAGTGTCGTGCTCAAATCATTTGCCACAACAGCGAATGAACATAGTTGACGCGAGAAGCAGGCTTCAATCAGCAAGAGACAACCTTGTTGGTGCTAGAAACAGGCGTAATCGTCCTGCAAGAG CGCTGATGGTTACAGAGGCCTGA